In Cheilinus undulatus linkage group 3, ASM1832078v1, whole genome shotgun sequence, the genomic window GCAatattgggcaaaaaaaaaaaaaaaaaaaaaaaaaaaaaatcgcaagtagattatttttccaaatcgttcagccctagctCAGACGAAGGATGCATTATATTAGATCTTGCtgatatcacattttaaatttattttagctAAAGCCAATATTGATACAGATATGTAAATGCAGTTAAGACCTAAACTTTAGTCCCTTGAAcactctttaaagtttaaatgcaCTCCAGGggattatcagttgccaaaaaTACCTGACACACCAAATGTGGTGCAAAAACTGCATGTGAATTCTgaatttatgctttttttttattaataaaacaaaaagtagagATCTGCTTATTTTTAGTAAAGAGTCTTGTGATAGCCTTTCATGAATTGGGGCTGTACCAATAAAATTGACTTGTTTTTGTCAAAGTCCTCATGAAAagatcagttgagaaccagcaTGAGCAACAAAGCTGATCCTTCTAATATGTGACTTTGACATCATAATGGAGATTTCATGCCACTGAACCCCATTACAATGAATGATAATATTATTAACCTGAAGCAATGAGTGGGCTTTACTTGAGCGTGAAGGCTTAAAGGTCAGTTGAGAACCGGTTCATGTGGTGTGCatgcagttttttctttttcactgtgCTGTGTCGCTGATGTCGTGACATGGCTGCTACTAAATGACAGCTGCATTTACCCCAGAAAGCTGCTGTAGCATGAAGAATGAGTTGAATTCTATATATCATAATGAATGAATTAAAGGTTATGTACCTGacatagtttttgttttataatttacTTATCcactttttcaaacattaacCTCTGCCCTGTTGAATATGACCTGTATAAATATTGTAAaatgtctctttctctttttatttccatttagaTAAACTGTATCCTGGCTGGAGACCTTGGATTGTAAGAGTGTTTTCCTGACGcttactttttccaccctgagAGAACACAGCAGGTGTTTCTTTATCTGGCCCGTTTGGGAAGTTTTAGCCTTGATGACCTTGGTTTGTTTGGCCTAACTCTCCCGGCACCACAAGGAAAACTTCTCTAACAAATCATCCTAAACACAGACTCAGAGTCCAACCAGAGACAGCAGTTTGGCAACGTCGAGGGATGGTAGATAACTCCCCGGTTAGCGAGGGGACTTTTCTTCCTTACAGTGGCTCTCCACAGGCCTACACGCTGTCAGACATGGTGACAGATCTGGGCTCCTACCAGGTGATGCCATCGCCTTTTTCGGAGGATGACCTGAGCGAGTCATCCAGCCCTCGTTCCTGCTCCAGCCCGGACTCCCAGGTGCTCAGCTCCAGCTATGAAAGCAACTCGAGCACTGAGAGCCAGGACAGCATCCTGGATCACCTGCTGTCCCAGGCCTCATTAGGGGGAGCCAGCAATGTGCCTGCAGGCTCTGGGGCACCGATACCGTTATCCTCATTCCTTTGGGACTCACGGAGAGATGAACCTCCAAAACGTGAGCCTGTAAAAGTGGAAAGTTTTGACTTCTTCACTTGGTCCAATGTGGAGACGGAGGAACAACTTGGAGGGTCTTTCCAGCCCACACTAGAAGAGATCGAAGAGTTCTTGGAGGAGAATATGGAGGTAGTAACAATGAAGCAGGAGCTCAGAGAAAGTTGCCCAGGGTTGGGAGTGGGACTGGAGGAAGCTTTAGGTCTAGGAGTTGGCCCAGCGTGGGTGAGGGAGCCGTCTCCTGAGCCTAAACTGGAGGAAGAGGCTACGTATTTAGATCAAACTGTGCCAGACACTGCTGGCTTGGCTACTGCTGCCTCCTCTGAGACCAAAACTTCATCAGTTAACCCTGTAAATGAATCCAGCACAGGAGCAAAGAAGGCATTAGTGAACAAATCTGCAGACGGTGGCACAAACAGCAGTGGGGTACCAGTCGTCCTACAGATCCAGCCCCTCCAGATCAAGCAGGAACCCACAGTAGCACCTCTGACCCCAGCAGCCCCACCCCCACAGTCTGCCCCGGCCTCAGACATCAAAATCGCGCAGCTTCTGGTCAACATCCAAGGTCAGACCTTTGCCCTGGTGCCCCACATTTTACCCTCTCCCAACCTTAATATCTCCTCCAAGTTTGTGCGCATAGCTCCAGTCCCGATTGCAGCCAAGCCTCTGGGGCTTGGAGACGGTTCAGCTGGCCAGGGAACAGGTATTCTTGTTGGAGGTCAAAAGTTCCAGAAGAACCCAGTGGCGGATCttataaaaatgcacaaatgcaACTTTCCCGGCTGCACCAAGATGTACACCAAGAGCAGCCACCTGAAGGCCCACCTGAGGAGGCACACGGGGGAGAAGCCCTTTGCCTGCAACTGGCAAGGCTGTGGATGGAGGTGGGTACTGCTGATTTAGAGAAATAAAGTATTctgtacacatttaaaaacacaggccACATCCTGAATGatcatttaacatttaaaataagccTTAGAATAAAAATCAGAAGTAACTTTGACATCTTTATACCacagaaatacaagtcatctcTGTGCATAATATCTCATAATAAGCAATATTTCATTACTCTTTCAgttccacattttaaaataaaactttgtgtcttatttTGTTGATTGATGTTCATAAAGGGtcttacacaaacacacatccatcctttatctacactgcttatcccatttaTGTTCATTTAGGGCATATTTGTAAGAGGCAAGGTACACCTGGACTTGTCCcaagtcaatcacagggcttgcaTAAACATTACCTAGGTATTAGCATCATTTATACTATGTAGAAGTTTGCCTGCTATCTATTTAAAAAACGTAATTACACAATAATTAGGATTTAGGATAAGGATTAATTGGACctctttttgttgctgtgatattTTAACAGCTTTCTACTATTCCTAAACAAAGATTGAACAATTATTtgaaagtgtctaattctgataagtttgactcatattgcaagttggatatgaattattgcattgaagggtttttgtcattcttatatttaatgagaaaaaaagtacaaaaatgaagaaggtaggatttttgtggactattctaaaaaaatggcacctgaatgattgcatgatatgtcatgcataacatctctgttgcaaaaaaagtttaaaactgatatttttacacaaatatcaggtcaaagaaatatttcaccttttgACCGTATTgtggtttaatctaatttattaATTTCTCAGCCCTAGTACTCACAGTCATGCTACCAGAAAACTAAATGGAAAAGTTGCACTTTCTCTTGGCATGGTGCTTTGGCTCACAAGCTTATgcaaatatccaaaatatatgaAGAGCTGTGCCAGGAGTGAATGGACTGAGTGTTTGCCTTGTACTttttaaagaagtaaaaaagtCACTAATTCgtctttactgctttttttggtctttGCACTGAAAGACCATTTCAGTCATATTACATTTGATGTGTTTTAAGAAGAACTTTAACCAAAAAACAATCCAAGTTTGGTATCTAAACTCCAACCTTATCACTTATAACCTATTTATTTCATGTGTAGGAATTCAGGAGTGATGATGTCTGTTGGAGCTTGCAGGCGGATGCAGGGTGGTGGTGGGATTTTAAGATCAGGACTCTATGAGACGGCAACAATGGCAAAAGGGAGGCAGAGGGAGAGATCTTGCTAAATCTTGCAGTTTAAGTAAGAGAAGGATTCTAATGATAGGAGTGTGTGACAGTGATGTATGTTGAATATGAATCAGTCCAGCTTGAGTTTTCTGAATTAGTTGGTAGGCTTTGCTCTATTTAGCCTCAGActgcaattttttaaagatatattatTGGTTTttgtatgcctttattgatggaggacagtggatagaaccGGAAACAGGTttaagagagtgggggagagacatgcacaaaccatggcaactatagacatatcagtgcacgacttttgttgtttctgaaaagaaaacaactcactgctgttctttgttcttcttttaacaatgaaatttcatcaagttctgataaaactggtgctttagcagcatccacgctaagctcttccaccataattgcaccggcctcttgttgctgcttgtttacatcacgactccggcgcgcctgaaagtactgcacctcgtcgctgattggtcctgtcactttttgacAGTTCAggcgggagctttgcaagatggattcggcagtgaaaaataaggaaacgggcatatccatctactttgcatgGTTACATCCAGTATATCATacagactcattacacataaagtgaaatatttcaagcctttaattcttgaaatgttgatgattatggcttatgtgtaatgagtctatgtaatatatgggtttcactttctgaaacaaaaaatattgaacttttgaatgatattctaaatttttgagatgtacctgtatttAAGTTAtcttatagaaaaaaaaaaacagagtggcAATCAGATAACCAATTACCCATCTACTCAGCtttcattttcatgtgtttattcTCCGGTCAAATGGTACCCATTGACTGGCTTATATTCATGGCTCTGTACGGTCTGTTAACAGGTTTTTTTTGCTGATCAATACCAACAGACTGTGGTTTGTGTCTGCTCTATCTCAAAGGGCTCAACCCCCATTTGTTAGCATGTCCTGTTTGGAAGCAGCGGTAATTGTGTGTCAGTGGGGCATGTCTGTGTGCTGTGCATGCTGTCACATGGCTCAATGGAAACAAATGCAGTGCAGATTTTAAGCGACACTTGCACTGACCTGTCGCCTCCAGGGTCATGTATAAACGCTGGAGAGGAGACTTGACGGTCTTTGGAGTCTGACCCCACCCATGTCATTTGCCCCCAaatctcagagcagacaaaaaagagagaatagaCACTTTGTAATTTCACTCAGTATCATGTTAGGTAGTGTGTTAGGATCCTGTTTTTGCAATGATtaaagagagagatgaaaagacTTCATAGTTAATCAACTTCAGTAATCTTAAGGAAAACAATCACATGCTTGTCTTTTCTTTAAGCCCCAGAGATGAAGAGCTC contains:
- the LOC121507478 gene encoding Krueppel-like factor 15, which codes for MVDNSPVSEGTFLPYSGSPQAYTLSDMVTDLGSYQVMPSPFSEDDLSESSSPRSCSSPDSQVLSSSYESNSSTESQDSILDHLLSQASLGGASNVPAGSGAPIPLSSFLWDSRRDEPPKREPVKVESFDFFTWSNVETEEQLGGSFQPTLEEIEEFLEENMEVVTMKQELRESCPGLGVGLEEALGLGVGPAWVREPSPEPKLEEEATYLDQTVPDTAGLATAASSETKTSSVNPVNESSTGAKKALVNKSADGGTNSSGVPVVLQIQPLQIKQEPTVAPLTPAAPPPQSAPASDIKIAQLLVNIQGQTFALVPHILPSPNLNISSKFVRIAPVPIAAKPLGLGDGSAGQGTGILVGGQKFQKNPVADLIKMHKCNFPGCTKMYTKSSHLKAHLRRHTGEKPFACNWQGCGWRFSRSDELSRHRRSHSGVKPYQCPVCEKKFARSDHLSKHIKVHRFPRSSRTVRSAN